In Anthocerotibacter panamensis C109, the sequence TAATCTGATAGTTGCCCTTCTTGGTGATATTTTGCATCTCGCTCCAGGTCACCAGCTTGACCTTGAGCTTGATCCCAAGCTTGCCAAATTCCTCGATAAAGTACTGGGCCTCACGTTGAGATTCTGGTCCCTTTGCCTGATAGACCAACTCCAGGGTGAGCGGGCGTCCGGTCTTGGGATCGACTCCATCGGGATACCCCGCCTCGCGCATCAGTTGCTTGCCTTTCTGCACATCCTGCGTGCGGTAAGGATTTTTGTAGCCCACGTCGTAGCCAAACATACCGGGCGGCAGGAGATTCTCTGCTTTGACCTTGACGCCAAAGTAAAAATAGTCGTTGAAGCGGTCAAAGTCGTACGCCGTCGAGATAGCTTGTCGGAGCTTTTTGTTGCGTTCTGGGGACGGACCACTATTGCCCACGACCGCATCAGTCATATTGAAGCCCAAGTAATCGGTGGACAGGTTGACGATGCGCTCCAGTTTGACCCCGTTCTTCTCAAAATCGGGAGAGAGCGCCCCACTAGCGGTCACAGCCTGAGCGACATTGTCCCCAAGTCTGCGTCCCATGCGTCCGATATGGTCCACGTAGCCCTGACGAAAGAGCGTCCACATCGGGATCGATTCGCGGGTAATCGTGTAGTATGCCTCATCGACAAAGGGGAGGGGCTTGCCTGCATCCCGGAGTAACCCTTTCTCCCGGTCTCCGGGGTCGCCCTCGCTTGGGTAGTGGTCGCGCGCCCGATAGTTCTCGTTGCGCACCAAAACCAGTCGTTGGTTGCGCTCCCAACTTTTGAGCTTGTAGGCTCCTGTCCCCACCGGATGAAACATGAATGGGTCGCGCTCTGTGCCGTTGTGGACCTGCCCATCCCAATAGGCCACCGCTTCCGGGGGTACCGGCGCAAAGAAGCGCAGGGCTAGCCAATAGCGCAACTGGGGATAGGGCCGTGTCAGGTGAATTTTGAAGGTGTAGCGGTCCACCCGCTCGGCTCCGGTGAGCGGCTGACTATAGTCGGCTTTGCCCGCTTTTTGGGCGGCATGGTAGAAGTCTTCCAGTCCGAGTATGACTTGGGCCAAGGTCTCATAGAGGGGTGGGGCGGTGGGAGCCTTGATGAAGGGGTCGCCATGACGCTTGATTGCATAAATAAAGTCGTCACTGGTCACCTCGCGGCCCTTACCCGCTTCAAAGCAGGGATCATCTTGAAAAAGGAGCCCTCTTTTGAGCTTGAGTGTCCAGGTTTCCCCGCCACCGGGACGGGAGGTGCGTACCGGCATCCCGTCAGCCAGTGCAGGGATCAGCTCAAACTTATTGCGCTTAAGGTAGTTGTACTGGTAAAGCTGTTCGGTGATGTTGGCGAGGATTTCCTCAGAGACCGTATCGTAGGTCACCTGAGGGTCAAAGCTCCTGGGGTCTTCCTGAAGCGTCTGGTACCAAATCTTCTTCGCCGAGCCGTCTGCCTTAGTCCCGGCTACAGGGTAGGGATAGTTGCTACAGCCTGTAAGGAGCACCAGCAAACCGAGGGCCAGCCATTGACTCAAGCGCATCACAGAACCTCTTTACGGGATAGGGCCACGGGTACAACTGCTGCCACCACCAGGCCCGCTAGGGCCAATACAAAAGTGTAGTTGGGACGGTTCCACGTCTGCTGTTTCTGCTCGCGCAATTGCGGATCGATTTTCCGATATTTCAAGATGTTATAGGCGATTGGATGTTGGATCACATGATCGGTCCAGCCCTGGTCAAAGGTATAGTAAGCCTCATGGTATTGATAGATCCAGGGGCAGTCTTCGTTTACAAGGTCGCGCATCCGTTGGATGATTGCCAAACGCTCCGGGCCATCTTCCATACTTTTCATCTGGTTAAAGAGCCGGTCAAATTCAGGATTGCTGTAGGCGTTGACATTTAGATAGCTATCGGACTTGGAGTAGAGCAAAAAGAAGAAATTCTCAGGGTCTGGATAGTCTGCGACCCAGGCGTGAAAGATAATTTGAAAATTACCTTTTTGACCAATATTTTGGAGTTCTGAAAATGTTACTAGCTTAAATTTAGCTACCACTCCGATTTTCTGAAGCTGTTGAATCACAAATTGGGCGCGGCTTTGGGATTTAGGACCGAGCGATTGTTCTACAAATTCGACGACCAAAGGTTTACCTGTCTCAGGATCGATGCCGTCAGGATAGCCTGCCTCGCGCATCAACTGCTGGGCGCGGGCAAGATTATTTTGAGCGTAGGGAGCCTTGTAGTTGGCGTCGTAGCCAAAA encodes:
- a CDS encoding ABC transporter substrate-binding protein, producing the protein MRLSQWLALGLLVLLTGCSNYPYPVAGTKADGSAKKIWYQTLQEDPRSFDPQVTYDTVSEEILANITEQLYQYNYLKRNKFELIPALADGMPVRTSRPGGGETWTLKLKRGLLFQDDPCFEAGKGREVTSDDFIYAIKRHGDPFIKAPTAPPLYETLAQVILGLEDFYHAAQKAGKADYSQPLTGAERVDRYTFKIHLTRPYPQLRYWLALRFFAPVPPEAVAYWDGQVHNGTERDPFMFHPVGTGAYKLKSWERNQRLVLVRNENYRARDHYPSEGDPGDREKGLLRDAGKPLPFVDEAYYTITRESIPMWTLFRQGYVDHIGRMGRRLGDNVAQAVTASGALSPDFEKNGVKLERIVNLSTDYLGFNMTDAVVGNSGPSPERNKKLRQAISTAYDFDRFNDYFYFGVKVKAENLLPPGMFGYDVGYKNPYRTQDVQKGKQLMREAGYPDGVDPKTGRPLTLELVYQAKGPESQREAQYFIEEFGKLGIKLKVKLVTWSEMQNITKKGNYQITRYGWFADYPDAENFFFLLYSKSSTDLNITRYKNPEFDRLYEKMIVMEDTPERLGLIKRMQDILAEDCPWLFTFYESYYILNQGWTNNVLIHPVAYNLLKYYNVDPALREQKERAWNQPNYGFVLALAGLLTAAILPVALARKDPL